Proteins encoded by one window of Xylella fastidiosa:
- a CDS encoding magnesium and cobalt transport protein CorA — MTTPQPPQHPSPENPACVITCAYYDPQNQRHDIHLDRISEELQCDNSFIWVGLYEPDATVLRKLQQEFGLHDLAIEDALKAHQRPKVENYDNTLFIVVNTAQLIGERICYGETHAFLSTRFLIIVRHGASLSYAPVRTRIERDPTMLGRGPAFCLYGVLDFIVDNYLPIMNECRDTLEQLEQDIFSENYQRQTVIRLYELKRELNKMRLIVAPLQDVLAHLTRNPETLLPQDIGIYIRDVLDHAIRINDSIDTLREMLSTALSVNLSMVTLAQGETVKRLGAWAALLAAPTLITSWYGMNFTNMPELHIPYAYPLLAAGVTLLCILLYRLFKRVHWL, encoded by the coding sequence ATGACCACACCCCAGCCCCCACAACACCCCTCTCCTGAAAACCCAGCCTGTGTCATCACCTGCGCCTACTACGACCCACAAAACCAGCGCCATGACATCCACCTAGACCGCATCAGCGAAGAACTACAGTGCGACAACAGCTTCATCTGGGTCGGACTCTACGAACCAGACGCAACCGTATTACGCAAACTCCAACAAGAATTCGGCCTCCACGACCTCGCCATCGAAGATGCCTTAAAAGCACACCAACGCCCTAAAGTAGAAAACTACGACAACACCTTATTTATCGTCGTCAACACCGCACAACTGATTGGCGAACGGATCTGCTACGGCGAAACCCACGCCTTCCTCAGCACCCGCTTCCTCATCATCGTGCGCCACGGCGCCTCACTCTCCTACGCACCAGTACGCACACGGATAGAACGCGACCCAACCATGCTTGGACGCGGCCCCGCATTCTGCCTCTACGGCGTCCTTGACTTCATCGTCGACAACTACCTACCGATCATGAACGAATGCCGGGACACACTCGAACAACTTGAACAAGACATTTTTTCCGAAAACTACCAACGCCAAACCGTCATCCGCCTCTACGAACTCAAACGCGAACTCAACAAAATGCGTCTTATCGTTGCCCCCCTCCAAGACGTCCTCGCACACCTCACACGCAACCCCGAAACACTCCTGCCCCAAGACATCGGCATCTACATCCGCGACGTCCTCGACCATGCCATCCGCATTAACGACTCCATCGACACACTACGCGAAATGCTGAGCACCGCACTCAGCGTCAACCTCTCAATGGTGACCCTCGCCCAAGGCGAAACCGTCAAACGCCTAGGCGCCTGGGCCGCCCTGCTTGCCGCACCAACCCTCATCACCAGCTGGTACGGCATGAACTTCACCAACATGCCCGAACTCCACATACCCTACGCCTACCCACTCCTTGCCGCCGGCGTCACCCTATTGTGCATCCTGCTCTACAGACTCTTTAAACGCGTCCATTGGCTCTGA
- a CDS encoding hemagglutinin repeat-containing protein, with amino-acid sequence MHGILPGSTSTSTSTSTSTSSSSSSSSSSSSSSSQSQSQSQSQSSMSARTARSTQLRAGGDIAIMVFGVYELDEKGKPTLKTGTGNINATAAQFSSHNLNLTAAGNLNAHSAQSTQEQTSSQRHRSASLGAKIGVTGGGPSVSADVARGRGSACRDSAEGQCYLRGAEVGNQTPQGCRLS; translated from the coding sequence ATGCACGGTATTCTGCCGGGCAGCACCAGCACCAGCACCAGCACCAGCACCAGCACCAGCAGCAGCAGCAGCAGCAGCAGCAGCAGCAGCAGCAGCAGCAGCCAAAGCCAAAGCCAAAGCCAAAGCCAAAGCAGCATGAGCGCCCGCACCGCCCGCAGCACCCAATTACGCGCCGGTGGTGACATCGCCATCATGGTCTTTGGTGTTTACGAACTGGATGAAAAAGGCAAGCCCACACTAAAAACAGGCACCGGCAACATCAATGCCACCGCCGCCCAGTTCAGCAGCCACAATCTGAACCTCACCGCCGCTGGTAACCTAAACGCCCACAGCGCCCAGAGCACCCAAGAACAAACCTCCAGCCAGCGCCACCGCAGCGCCAGCTTGGGTGCCAAGATCGGGGTGACCGGCGGCGGCCCCAGCGTCAGTGCCGATGTGGCCCGTGGCCGTGGCAGTGCGTGCCGTGATTCCGCTGAGGGGCAGTGTTACTTGAGGGGCGCTGAAGTAGGCAATCAAACACCGCAAGGTTGTCGGTTATCGTGA